The following is a genomic window from Desulfofarcimen acetoxidans DSM 771.
TTTAAGATATTTTAAGATATAAGAATACTTTAAACGGTGATAAAAAATGGTTAAACTTATTTTGACTTACTTCGGCTGCATAATAATGTCAGCAATATTTTGGAATACTATCTTGGGTTGCTACATGTATAAGCCCAGCGTAAAGACTCCGACAACAAGCACTGAAATAATCCATTATGAGCCTTTTGCCAAAATGGTAAACGAAAAAGAAGGATCCGGAAATTATATTATGGATAAAAACGGTTTTAACAATGACGAAATAATCAGAAATAACAAAAAATTTGTGCTTGTTCTTGGCGATTCACATACTGAGGCTGAACAAGTGAAAAGGGATGATAACTTTTGCAGTGTGGCTGAAAATAAGCTGGCATCGGCTTCAATTATTTATAATGCGGGAGTATCCGGCTTATCTATGGCTGACTATATAGGTTACGGACAAGTCTATATGGATTATTTTAATCCCAACAAAGTGATTATACAGGTAACATATGACGATTTTACTTCTAATGCCACTTTAAGGAGCAAAGATACTTTTATTGCTGCAGATGGACAGACCTATGCTATCATAAAGCGCGTTAATTATATGCAAAATTCCAGTTTTGATAATTTAAAGGAAAAGGTAAGATGTCCATTTGTATACAATCTATACTTTAGATTGAGTGATATTGTATCAGATTTTCTGCATCCCAAACTCAGACCCTTTCTCCCCAAATATGCAGTAGAAATATCTAGAAATATTGATTGCAGTTCACTAATAGATTGGCAAGTAAGTCAAATTAAACATATTTTTGGTGATAAGGCGGCTTTTTTATACCTTCCATCTACCCCCATGATAGGCCAACAGGGAACCGTTGAGTGGAGCGAATATGTGGAAAATGACACAAAGCTTAAAATAGTATCAGCGTGCAATAAATATGGTGTTGATTTTATTGATTTACAGACTTCCTTTAATATACTTTTTAAGAAAACACAGCATTTTCCCCGTGGATTTAACAATACAGATCCCAGCAGGGGTCACCTGAACAAATTCGGCCATTATGCAACGGGCGTAGAATTAGCAAATTACCTCAAGAGTAAGGGTTTCTAAATAAGAGGAGGAAATCAATGGTATTTTCCAGTATACAGTTCCTTATATTTTTTGCTTTTTTAATTCTGTTATTTATACTGCTAAAAGGAAAGCGTATTAAGAAAAATATTTTGCTGATAGCCAGTATATTTTTTTATGCTTATTGGGACATACGCTTCGTACCCTTACTACTGGGGATTGGAGTTTTTAATTACATCGTAGGTCATATTGTTGCGGATAACTCCGACAAAAAGAAAAATAGAAAGATTGCACTGGTTATAGGTGTAACAGTAAACCTTTTGGTGCTTGCATATTTCAAGTACACTAATTTCTTTATTGAAAATGCAAATGAAATTTTTTCGAGCTTAGGTTTTAACACTTCTACACTCAACATTATTCTTCCGCTTGGTATTTCCTTTTTTATATTCGAGTTAATTAGCTACCTTGCCGATGTCTATACTAATAAAATAAAGCATACTGACAGTTTTGTGGATTTTCTTACATTCGTCTTCTTCTTTCCCAGGCTGGCATCAGGACCAATTATAAGACCTGCGGATTTTCTTCCGCAGCTTAAGCAAGAGATAGTCATCAAAAAGCACAATATTGTCGTAGGTATACAACTGTTTACCATGGGGCTTTTCAAAAAACTGGTGCTTGCTGATCGAGTGGCAGTGTGTGCCGACGCTGTTTTTCATTCTCCACAGTTGTTTGACTCGCCTACAATATGGTGTGGTGTTATTGCCTATTCTATACAGATTTACTGCGATTTTTCCGGGTATTCTGATATGGCGCTAGGTGTTGCCAAAATAATGGGTTTTGATCTGCCTCGAAACTTCAATATGCCATATATCTCGCTGAATATTACAGAATTCTGGCGCAGGTGGCACATCTCACTTTCTGCATGGCTGCGCGACTATCTGTACATTACATTGGGAGGAAACCGAAAAGGTAGGATAAGACAAAATGTCAATATTATAATCACTATGCTGCTCGGCGGTTTCTGGCATGGTGCAAGCTGGACTTTTTTGGTGTGGGGTGGCTTGCATGGCGCTGCATTAATAGTACAAAAAGCTTTTAGCAAGTGGAACATTTTAAACAAATTACATATTAATCATTATATATCTAATTCTTTTTCGTGGCTTCTAACATACATTTTCGTATGCGTCTGCTGGGTGTTTTTTAGGGCAAGCACTTTTACTGACGCATTTATAATTATAAATAAAATGTTTGTCCCCTCTGACGGCATCAACTGGATATTTTCACCACTTTTCTATTTCGTGTTACCTGTAGTTATTGCTGCAACCATAATAAAGTGCATGAGTAAAAGGGAAGGCTATCTGACATTTAATCTGTCACAGCCGTTACCCGCTTTTGGCTTTGTATTTACTGTAATGGCAATTATCTTCTTTGATGCAAATAACACATCTCCTTTTATATATTTTCAATTTTGAATTCTCCATAATTTAGGAAAATTAATCACTGAAGATAGCAAAAAGTACAGCAAATCAATTAACATTTCTAATAGTGAAAATGTTCAATTTCCTGGCACGATTTCGATGCTCCTAAAATAGCTCTTGCTCTCAGGGAAATGCATTTGGTAACTCCAAAAAGCGGTGTCAATCCTTATCTATAATTTAGATATTTTGAAACGAGTTTAGTCGTTAAACCAACTTTCCTAAAACTTTTAAAATGATGACATATTACAACATATTTTTTAATATAGTCACGATATAATTATCTTAAAGCATATGTGAAACAAGCTTGATATTATTCAAATCAATTATGTGATGCTTATTCTTAAAAATTAGCAGGAGTCTTTCGCTGCAGTATCAATAAGATTTGTTTGTTTCTCCTTGTTAAGTGCTCTATTGGCCACTAATCAAAATACAACAAAAGAGCCTTTATTTTTTGCCTGAACAATATGCTAATTATGGTCATCTATGCAAAATATATATTAATACCAATATATTTGACTGACACATAAACACGAGCACATTTATTTAGTAATTTGAGCAGCGGGTCAAAACCGATAGGCACTTATTGACTGTTGCCCGATAAAAATCTCTTGTAACAATAAGGAGCATATCAATGGAAAAAAACAACCAAAATACTGCAAGCAAGGGAAGCAGAAACAAAATATCCGTCACCGAATTGTCTCTGCCCAAGGGGGGAGGCACCATTAAAGGAATCGGAGAAACTTTCCGGCCCGATCCTTTCTCCGGTACGGCAAGCCTTTCCATACCTGTTCAAATATCACCCTGCCGAGGCTTTGAACCTAAAATGAGTTTAGCTTACAACTCGGGCTCAGGCAATGGTATTTTCGGAATAGGTTTTTCCATTTCTGTTCCCGGTATATCCAGGAAAACCGAAAAAGGAATTCCGAAGTATGATGACACAGATGTTTTTCTTTTCTCCAACACCGAGGATCTTGTCCCTAAGATGGTTAAAGATGAAGAAGGAAACTGGCTCAAGAAAGAACGGTATGTGGAAGAGGACGGCGTTGGTTGGAAAGTACTTTCGTATATTCCCAGAATAGAGGGACTGTTTGCCGAAATCGAATACTGGAAGAGCAACTGCGACTCCTATTGGAAGGTAACCACCAGGGAAAATACCACCTCCGTCTACGGGAGAAACGAAAATGCAAGGATAACAGATCCTGACAACAACAGCCATGTTTTTAAATGGCTCATCGAAAAAACCTGCGATGCAAAAGGCAACAAAATTGAGTATTTATACAAACAGGAAGATAATGAAAATGTACCTAACGATATCTGCGAAAAAAACCGGACTTACACAGCCAACAAATATATCAGCAGCATCAGATACGGCAACTGTTTGGAAGAAAACGGCCAGGAAGAGTGGAATTTCGAAGTAGTTTTCGATTATGGACAATACGATATTTCAGAGCAATACTTGAGCCAACCCGACTGCAACCCTTACATTCCGATTAGAAAGTGGCCGGCAAGGCAGGATCCCTTCTCTTCTTACAGGAGCGGTTTTGAAATACGCACCTTACGCCTGTGCCAAAACATTCTGATGTTCCATCATTTTAAAAATGAGCTGGGAGAAGCACCCTGCCTGGTTAAGGCCACCCAACTGACATACGGGGAATCAGCACAACAATCGAAACTAATCATTAATAACCAGTCTACAAAAGTACTACAGATTTCTAAAGTTGAAGTAAGGGGTTTTAAAAGACAAGAAAACGGCAGTTATGAATTCAAATCCATGCCGCCGCTTGAGCTTTCCTATTCATATTTGAACCCGGAAGGCGGAAAATTCGATATTTTGCAGGTGGAGGACAGTATAGCGGCGCCTGTAAGTACAGGACAGGTGAGCTACAATTTTGTAGATCTTTACGGGGACGGCATACCGGGCCTTTTATATAGTGACGATAAGGCCGCACTGTACTGGAAGCCTAAAGGCAATGGTGCGTACGGGTATCCAGAACCGCCTTTAGAGTTTCCCATTGAGAAAGATCTCCAAAAAGCTGAATACACGCTGGTAAGCCTGGAGGGCAACGGTAAGCTTGACCTGGTGGTGGGTACCCCGCAAAGAGGCGGTTTTTATGAATGCAGCCCCGGCGGCGCATGGCAACCATACCGGGATTTCGAATATTACCCTTTGGACTTCACCAATCCCCGAAAAGAAATGCTTGATACGGACGGGGACGGGCTGGCAAATCTTTTAATTTACGAGGATAATACGGTCAAGCTTTATCCTTCATTGAAGAAAAAAGGCTACGGTATTCCCACCAGAACCGGCCTGTCAAAAGACTTTCCCATAACAAGCGGCCGGTATGCCGAAGAGGTATTGAGCTATGCCGACAT
Proteins encoded in this region:
- a CDS encoding SGNH/GDSL hydrolase family protein, which codes for MSAIFWNTILGCYMYKPSVKTPTTSTEIIHYEPFAKMVNEKEGSGNYIMDKNGFNNDEIIRNNKKFVLVLGDSHTEAEQVKRDDNFCSVAENKLASASIIYNAGVSGLSMADYIGYGQVYMDYFNPNKVIIQVTYDDFTSNATLRSKDTFIAADGQTYAIIKRVNYMQNSSFDNLKEKVRCPFVYNLYFRLSDIVSDFLHPKLRPFLPKYAVEISRNIDCSSLIDWQVSQIKHIFGDKAAFLYLPSTPMIGQQGTVEWSEYVENDTKLKIVSACNKYGVDFIDLQTSFNILFKKTQHFPRGFNNTDPSRGHLNKFGHYATGVELANYLKSKGF
- a CDS encoding MBOAT family O-acyltransferase gives rise to the protein MVFSSIQFLIFFAFLILLFILLKGKRIKKNILLIASIFFYAYWDIRFVPLLLGIGVFNYIVGHIVADNSDKKKNRKIALVIGVTVNLLVLAYFKYTNFFIENANEIFSSLGFNTSTLNIILPLGISFFIFELISYLADVYTNKIKHTDSFVDFLTFVFFFPRLASGPIIRPADFLPQLKQEIVIKKHNIVVGIQLFTMGLFKKLVLADRVAVCADAVFHSPQLFDSPTIWCGVIAYSIQIYCDFSGYSDMALGVAKIMGFDLPRNFNMPYISLNITEFWRRWHISLSAWLRDYLYITLGGNRKGRIRQNVNIIITMLLGGFWHGASWTFLVWGGLHGAALIVQKAFSKWNILNKLHINHYISNSFSWLLTYIFVCVCWVFFRASTFTDAFIIINKMFVPSDGINWIFSPLFYFVLPVVIAATIIKCMSKREGYLTFNLSQPLPAFGFVFTVMAIIFFDANNTSPFIYFQF